The following proteins come from a genomic window of Miscanthus floridulus cultivar M001 chromosome 2, ASM1932011v1, whole genome shotgun sequence:
- the LOC136539813 gene encoding stomatal closure-related actin-binding protein 1-like isoform X1 — MTKAATLYGSKTQSEALRPGPLRPANIIRNKFPTYKNGSNGIVIKLADGPEMPPLKEIVAKETADLLDRRQRLSVRELAMKFEKGLNTATLLSNEVKWRQVALLERDILLKNLKSVLESLRGRVTGKTKDEIEESISMVEILAVQLSKREAELLQQKEEVTKLAKSLKQASEDAKRIVEEERANAHTEIETAKSAVQRVQQAVQEHEKMSQNTGKQDMEELKKEVREARRIKMLHQPSKAMDLENEIRILRNTFAEKSKDCVNLLKELEMHKRLKENGTIPSFDLEGLQCLGSMLRIVGLSGTHMDLSNISIQWFRIHPKESNKEIISGATRPVYALEPHDVGRYLQAEIDVGGEIAVAKTAGPVDPDAGLVDYVETLVRKPETEFNVVVLQLNGIDQPKESVHVLNVGRLRMRLTKGKSVVAKEFYSSSMQLCGVRGGGEAASQAMFWRPRNDLSLVLAFESTRERNTAIMLARRFAIDCNIILAGPGDKTPW, encoded by the exons ATGACAAAGGCAGCAACTCTTTATGGGAGCAAGACACAGAGTGAGGCCCTGCGGCCAGGGCCATTGCGTCCAGCAAATATTATCAGAAATAAATTCCCCACATACAAGAATGGTTCAAATGGTATAGTGATCAAGCTGGCTGATGGTCCAGAAATGCCACCTCTCAAGGAGATCGTTGCAAAGGAGACTGCAGATCTACTTGATCGTCGTCAGCGTCTCTCTGTCCGTGAACTTGCGATGAAGTTTGAGAAGGGTCTCAACACTGCCACACTGTTGTCGAATGAG GTTAAATGGAGACAAGTAGCTTTGCTGGAGCGGGATATCCTTTTGAAGAATCTAAAGAGTGTATTGGAGTCACTGAGAGGTCGGGTGACAGGCAAAACTAAGGATGAAATCGAGGAGTCTATATCTATG GTGGAGATCCTTGCGGTTCAGCTCTCCAAAAGAGAAGCTGAGTTGCTTCAGCAAAAAGAAGAGGTCACAAAATTAGCAAAATCATTAAAGCAG GCTTCTGAAGATGCAAAGAGAATTGTTGAAGAAGAAAGAGCTAATGCTCATACAGAAATAGAAACCGCTAAGAGTGCTGTCCAGAGAGTTCAGCAAGCAGTTCAGGAGCATGAGAAGATGTCCCAAAATACTGGGAAGCAA GACATGGAAGAACTAAAGAAAGAAGTTAGAGAAGCCCGGAGGATCAAAATGTTGCATCAGCCCAGCAAG GCAATGGATCTGGAAAATGAAATACGAATTTTACGTAACACATTTGCTGAGAAGTCCAAGGATTGTGTTAATCTTTTGAAAGAG TTGGAAATGCATAAAAGGTTAAAAGAAAATGGTACCATCCCTTCATTCGATCTGGAAGGTCTCCAATGCTTAGGATCAATGCTACGTATAGTTGGTCTGAGTGGTACTCACATGGATTTGTCAAATATTTCAATCCAGTGGTTCCGGATACATCCAAAAGAAAGCAATAAAGAGATTATTTCAG GTGCCACAAGACCAGTATATGCTCTAGAGCCACATGATGTTGGACGCTATTTGCAAGCTGAAATCGATGTTGGCGGTGAAATTGCAGTAGCAAAGACAGCTGGGCCAGTAGACCCTG ATGCTGGATTGGTAGATTATGTGGAGACACTCGTAAGGAAACCTGAAACTGAATTCAAT GTTGTTGTGCTTCAATTGAATGGCATTGACCAGCCAAAAGAGTCGGTTCATGTACTCAATGTCGGAAGACTGCGGATGAGACTTACTAAAGGGAAGTCTGTAGTTGCCAAGGAATTCTATTCCTCATCAATGCAG TTATGTGGTGTTAGAGGTGGTGGCGAAGCAGCCTCGCAGGCAATGTTTTGGCGACCCAGAAACGACCTCAGCTTGGTGCTAGCCTTCGAGAGCACTCGAGAACGCAACACAGCCATCATGCTTGCTCGGCGTTTCGCTATAGATTGCAAT ATCATCCTTGCTGGGCCAGGAGACAAAACT
- the LOC136539813 gene encoding stomatal closure-related actin-binding protein 1-like isoform X2, with the protein MTKAATLYGSKTQSEALRPGPLRPANIIRNKFPTYKNGSNGIVIKLADGPEMPPLKEIVAKETADLLDRRQRLSVRELAMKFEKGLNTATLLSNEVKWRQVALLERDILLKNLKSVLESLRGRVTGKTKDEIEESISMVEILAVQLSKREAELLQQKEEVTKLAKSLKQDMEELKKEVREARRIKMLHQPSKAMDLENEIRILRNTFAEKSKDCVNLLKELEMHKRLKENGTIPSFDLEGLQCLGSMLRIVGLSGTHMDLSNISIQWFRIHPKESNKEIISGATRPVYALEPHDVGRYLQAEIDVGGEIAVAKTAGPVDPDAGLVDYVETLVRKPETEFNVVVLQLNGIDQPKESVHVLNVGRLRMRLTKGKSVVAKEFYSSSMQLCGVRGGGEAASQAMFWRPRNDLSLVLAFESTRERNTAIMLARRFAIDCNIILAGPGDKTPW; encoded by the exons ATGACAAAGGCAGCAACTCTTTATGGGAGCAAGACACAGAGTGAGGCCCTGCGGCCAGGGCCATTGCGTCCAGCAAATATTATCAGAAATAAATTCCCCACATACAAGAATGGTTCAAATGGTATAGTGATCAAGCTGGCTGATGGTCCAGAAATGCCACCTCTCAAGGAGATCGTTGCAAAGGAGACTGCAGATCTACTTGATCGTCGTCAGCGTCTCTCTGTCCGTGAACTTGCGATGAAGTTTGAGAAGGGTCTCAACACTGCCACACTGTTGTCGAATGAG GTTAAATGGAGACAAGTAGCTTTGCTGGAGCGGGATATCCTTTTGAAGAATCTAAAGAGTGTATTGGAGTCACTGAGAGGTCGGGTGACAGGCAAAACTAAGGATGAAATCGAGGAGTCTATATCTATG GTGGAGATCCTTGCGGTTCAGCTCTCCAAAAGAGAAGCTGAGTTGCTTCAGCAAAAAGAAGAGGTCACAAAATTAGCAAAATCATTAAAGCAG GACATGGAAGAACTAAAGAAAGAAGTTAGAGAAGCCCGGAGGATCAAAATGTTGCATCAGCCCAGCAAG GCAATGGATCTGGAAAATGAAATACGAATTTTACGTAACACATTTGCTGAGAAGTCCAAGGATTGTGTTAATCTTTTGAAAGAG TTGGAAATGCATAAAAGGTTAAAAGAAAATGGTACCATCCCTTCATTCGATCTGGAAGGTCTCCAATGCTTAGGATCAATGCTACGTATAGTTGGTCTGAGTGGTACTCACATGGATTTGTCAAATATTTCAATCCAGTGGTTCCGGATACATCCAAAAGAAAGCAATAAAGAGATTATTTCAG GTGCCACAAGACCAGTATATGCTCTAGAGCCACATGATGTTGGACGCTATTTGCAAGCTGAAATCGATGTTGGCGGTGAAATTGCAGTAGCAAAGACAGCTGGGCCAGTAGACCCTG ATGCTGGATTGGTAGATTATGTGGAGACACTCGTAAGGAAACCTGAAACTGAATTCAAT GTTGTTGTGCTTCAATTGAATGGCATTGACCAGCCAAAAGAGTCGGTTCATGTACTCAATGTCGGAAGACTGCGGATGAGACTTACTAAAGGGAAGTCTGTAGTTGCCAAGGAATTCTATTCCTCATCAATGCAG TTATGTGGTGTTAGAGGTGGTGGCGAAGCAGCCTCGCAGGCAATGTTTTGGCGACCCAGAAACGACCTCAGCTTGGTGCTAGCCTTCGAGAGCACTCGAGAACGCAACACAGCCATCATGCTTGCTCGGCGTTTCGCTATAGATTGCAAT ATCATCCTTGCTGGGCCAGGAGACAAAACT